AAGCTGGATTCACTGAGTTTCAGCCAGCAACAGAAAGGAAGTGAACATGAAAAGGTTGCACAAGAAAGTCGCGCTGGTGACCGGCGCCTCCAAGGGCATTGGCGCGGCCATTGCCAAACAATTGGCCCAGGATGGCGCCACTGTCATCGTTAATTATGCCAACAGCCGCGAGGACGCTGACCGGGTGGTTGAACATATCCTGCAAACCGGCGCGAGAGCACATGCAGTGCAGGCCGATGTGTCCAACAGCGCCGACCTCAAGGCGCTGTTCAAGACCATTGTGCATGAGCATGGTCACCTCGATATTTTGGTCAATAATGCCGGCGTTTACTCGACCAGCGCGTTGGCCGACATCACCGAGGCGGAGTTTCACCGCCAGTTCAACCTCAATGTCCTGGGTCTGATCCAGTGCACGCAAGCAGCCGTTGAAGTGTTCAACCCTCAGGGTGGCA
This genomic stretch from Pseudomonas synxantha BG33R harbors:
- a CDS encoding SDR family NAD(P)-dependent oxidoreductase; the protein is MKRLHKKVALVTGASKGIGAAIAKQLAQDGATVIVNYANSREDADRVVEHILQTGARAHAVQADVSNSADLKALFKTIVHEHGHLDILVNNAGVYSTSALADITEAEFHRQFNLNVLGLIQCTQAAVEVFNPQGGSIVNISSSVTSFTPANSAVYTASKAAVDAITRTLANELGPRNIRVNSVNPGLVVTEGVHASGFFEEAFRQKIEAITPLGRIGLPEDIAPAVAFLASSDAGWITGETLIIGGGLH